From a single Nissabacter sp. SGAir0207 genomic region:
- a CDS encoding amino acid aminotransferase, with protein MFEKITAAPADPILGLADLFRADDRPTKINLGIGVYKDETGQTPVLTSVKKAEQYLLENEATKNYLSIDGIPAFASCTQALLFGQASALIADKRARTAQTPGGTGALRVAADFLATQTDAKRVWISNPTWPNHNNVFGSAGLEVLSYHYYDAENHALDFDAMLKSLDAAQAGDVVLFHGCCHNPTGIDPTAEQWQQLADLSLAKGWLPLFDFAYQGFANGLEEDAQGLRIFAASHAELIVASSYSKNFGLYNERVGACTLVTADSESADRAFSQIKATIRANYSNPPAHGAAVVATILSNEALRALWEQELTDMRQRIQRMRQLFVNTLQEKGAQQDFSFISKQNGMFSFSGLTTEQVLRLRSEFGVYAVNSGRINVAGLTPDNMAPLCEAIVAVL; from the coding sequence ATGTTTGAGAAAATCACCGCTGCCCCTGCCGACCCGATTCTGGGCCTGGCTGACCTGTTCCGTGCCGATGACCGCCCGACCAAAATCAACCTGGGTATTGGCGTCTACAAAGATGAGACCGGCCAAACGCCGGTGCTGACCAGCGTCAAGAAGGCCGAGCAATACCTGCTCGAGAACGAAGCCACCAAAAATTACCTGAGCATCGATGGCATCCCGGCCTTCGCCAGCTGCACCCAAGCGCTGCTGTTTGGTCAGGCCAGCGCCCTGATTGCTGACAAACGCGCCCGCACGGCCCAGACGCCGGGCGGCACTGGCGCGCTGCGCGTCGCCGCTGATTTTCTGGCGACCCAGACGGACGCCAAACGCGTCTGGATCAGCAACCCCACCTGGCCGAACCACAACAACGTGTTTGGTTCCGCTGGATTGGAAGTGTTGAGCTACCACTACTATGACGCGGAGAACCATGCGCTGGACTTCGACGCCATGCTCAAGAGCCTCGACGCGGCGCAGGCCGGCGACGTGGTGCTGTTCCACGGCTGCTGCCACAACCCGACCGGCATCGATCCGACCGCCGAGCAGTGGCAACAGCTGGCCGATCTCTCGCTGGCCAAGGGTTGGCTGCCGCTGTTTGACTTCGCCTACCAAGGCTTCGCCAACGGTCTGGAAGAGGATGCTCAGGGCCTGCGCATCTTTGCGGCCAGCCATGCCGAGCTGATTGTCGCCAGCTCCTACTCGAAAAACTTCGGGCTGTACAATGAGCGCGTCGGGGCCTGCACCCTGGTGACCGCCGATTCAGAGAGCGCCGATCGCGCTTTCAGCCAGATCAAGGCCACCATCCGCGCCAACTACTCCAACCCGCCGGCCCACGGTGCGGCCGTGGTCGCGACCATCCTCAGCAATGAGGCACTGCGCGCCCTGTGGGAGCAGGAATTGACCGACATGCGCCAGCGCATCCAGCGTATGCGCCAGCTGTTCGTCAATACCTTGCAGGAGAAGGGAGCACAGCAAGATTTCAGCTTCATCAGCAAGCAGAACGGCATGTTCTCCTTCAGCGGCCTGACCACCGAGCAGGTGCTGCGCCTGCGTAGCGAGTTCGGCGTCTACGCCGTCAACTCTGGCCGCATCAACGTCGCGGGCCTGACGCCGGACAACATGGCGCCGCTGTGTGAGGCGATTGTCGCGGTGCTCTGA
- the ompF gene encoding porin OmpF, with product MMKRNILAVVIPALLAAGAANAAEIYNKDGNKLDLYGKAVGLHYFSDDDGSDGDQTYVRFGFKGETQITDQLTGFGQWEYNVQANNSEGSDAQDGNKTRLGFAGLKFGDYGSFDYGRNYGLLYDAIAWTDMLPEFGGDSGYSDGFLSGRSTGVATYRNHNFFGLVDGWDFAVQYQGKNDRSDIRRANGDGWALSTSYTSEIGVGIVGAYGESDRTNAQNAPGVLGNGEKAQSWATALKYDANNVYLAAMYGETRNATPFSQQIGNSDGSTTSVAGYANKAQNFEVVAQYQFDFGLRPSLAYVQSKGKDIEGIGDVDLIKYFDVGATYYFNKNMSTYVDYRINQIDDDNALGINSDDIVALGLVYQF from the coding sequence CTTGCAGTGGTTATCCCGGCTCTGTTGGCTGCTGGCGCAGCGAACGCCGCCGAAATCTACAACAAAGATGGCAACAAGCTGGATCTGTACGGTAAAGCTGTTGGTCTGCACTACTTCTCTGATGACGACGGTTCCGACGGCGACCAGACCTATGTTCGTTTCGGCTTCAAAGGTGAAACCCAAATTACTGACCAACTGACCGGTTTCGGCCAGTGGGAATACAACGTTCAAGCGAACAACTCTGAAGGTTCCGATGCACAAGACGGCAACAAAACCCGTCTGGGCTTCGCGGGTCTGAAATTCGGCGACTACGGCTCCTTCGACTACGGTCGTAACTACGGCCTGCTGTACGACGCGATTGCCTGGACCGATATGCTGCCAGAATTCGGCGGTGACTCCGGTTACTCCGATGGCTTCCTGAGCGGCCGTTCTACCGGTGTGGCAACTTACCGTAACCACAACTTCTTCGGCCTGGTGGATGGCTGGGACTTCGCAGTCCAGTACCAGGGCAAAAACGACCGTTCTGACATCCGCCGTGCAAACGGTGACGGCTGGGCACTGTCCACCTCTTACACCAGCGAAATCGGTGTAGGCATCGTGGGTGCATACGGCGAATCTGACCGCACCAACGCACAGAACGCACCGGGCGTACTGGGCAACGGCGAGAAAGCACAGAGCTGGGCAACCGCTCTGAAATATGACGCCAACAACGTCTACCTGGCCGCCATGTACGGTGAAACCCGCAACGCGACTCCGTTCTCCCAGCAGATCGGTAACAGCGACGGTTCTACCACCAGCGTAGCTGGCTATGCCAACAAAGCACAGAACTTCGAAGTGGTTGCACAGTACCAGTTCGACTTCGGCCTGCGTCCGTCCCTGGCGTACGTTCAGTCCAAAGGTAAAGACATCGAAGGCATCGGCGACGTTGACCTGATCAAATACTTCGATGTGGGCGCGACCTACTACTTCAACAAAAACATGTCCACCTACGTTGACTACCGCATCAACCAGATTGATGACGACAACGCACTGGGCATCAACAGCGACGACATCGTGGCGCTGGGTCTGGTTTACCAGTTCTAA
- a CDS encoding MBL fold metallo-hydrolase, translating into MNYVTIPVTAFAQNCSLIWCDASHEAAIVDPGGDADTIIAEVAARPITVTQILLTHGHLDHVGAAVELAQHFGVPLVGPQQEDRFWLEALPVQSQMFGLAECAPFTPDRWLEEGEIVQVGEMRLEVLHCPGHTPGHIVFVNRAARLMISGDVIFRGGVGRTDFPRGSHEALIDAIRTKLLPLGDEMTFLPGHGPSSTLGHERLTNPFLQ; encoded by the coding sequence ATGAACTACGTCACTATCCCCGTCACTGCCTTTGCCCAAAACTGTTCCCTGATCTGGTGCGATGCCAGCCATGAGGCTGCGATTGTCGATCCGGGCGGCGATGCCGACACCATCATTGCTGAAGTGGCCGCCCGGCCCATCACCGTCACCCAGATTTTGCTGACCCACGGCCACCTCGATCACGTTGGGGCGGCGGTTGAACTGGCGCAGCACTTTGGCGTGCCGCTGGTGGGGCCACAGCAGGAGGATCGCTTCTGGCTGGAGGCGCTGCCGGTGCAGAGCCAGATGTTTGGGCTGGCCGAGTGCGCGCCCTTTACCCCTGACCGCTGGTTGGAGGAGGGGGAGATCGTGCAGGTCGGCGAGATGCGGCTGGAGGTGTTGCACTGTCCCGGCCACACGCCGGGGCATATCGTGTTCGTCAACCGTGCCGCGCGCCTGATGATCTCCGGCGACGTGATCTTCCGTGGCGGGGTGGGGCGTACCGACTTCCCACGCGGCAGCCATGAGGCGCTGATTGATGCCATCCGCACCAAGCTACTGCCGCTGGGTGACGAGATGACCTTCCTGCCGGGGCATGGGCCAAGCTCTACCCTCGGCCATGAGCGCCTGACCAACCCGTTCCTCCAGTAA